The genomic segment TTACCTGTATTAATCGTGCTGGGAAGTGTTGCTCGATAACCCGGAATGATTTATTTTGCCGTTTTTTTCACGGCCTCTTTGTCGAGGTCCCTTTCGCCCTCCTTCAAACAGAGagcctttgttttttttttctttttttggttGTAGATTAGATGCGTGTTTCCCTCGAATTTGTTTGGTGGTGTTGTTCTTGTTCCCCCTTCTTTCCAGCTACAGTAATTGTTTTAGCGAGTTTCTTCCGTCCCTCCCTCCACCTTATCTCCGTGTCGTTTCCCCTGTGCCTTTGTAGAGCTCTTTCGTCTTCCCCTTGTCTGAAAGTGGAGCAATTGGCTTTTCTTTTTTGTGCCTTttgttatttaatataattgatatactaaataaactaatttgataattttttgCCTGGACAATTAAAGGTTTCTTTGAAACTCCTTTAGGCTGATTTGCTTTTTGTGCTTTATTAACTATGACCTACTTGGTTTTAGTTTTAGTTTTCCTTTGTTTTGGGGATGTGTATGCCCATGCTTCTCGTTAAAATAGGCTTCTGTTCTGTTttcttgtatttttgttatatagCCACATCTTGCGATCAATAAGAAGCTTAAACAGTTTAGAGCTATGGCGAGCTCGTTCTCTCGCTCTTTATCTACATTATCATTCGTTTACCTTTTAGTATTCTTGTTTTTTTTAGTATAGCCGTGGTTTTTCCCCCCTCTTCGTTAGTGGAAgcagattttatttttttttgaatgaaaTGCATTCAAATTAAGTGGTAAAAAGAGTTAGAAGTACAAATACTCTGGGCATCCCCAGGAGATAGATAAGATCATAGATCAACAAATACAAATACACCTAGTCATATAAAACTGTTTACATAGAGAAATCGAAGTTACACCCAAAAAGTTGTCGCCCCTGGAACACATCTGTATGTGTGAATATTGATCTTAAGGCCGATAGCATCAATATCCATCTTCTCATTCTCAAACATAACTCTGTTACGAAGATTCCAAACATGATAAATAGTTGCTGATAATGCCGTAATTCTCATCTTTGAGAGCATGGAGTTCCCACTGTAAATTCCTCTGAAAGCACGAAGTATCGAAGTGGGAGAAGTCATTGCTCTATCCATATGCAACCATGCGCGCACACTGTCCCAAATGAGCTTGGAAATCTTGCACTGGAAAAATAAGTGCGGGGCTGTCTCATCCTCGGTGTGACATAGAACACATTTACGATCTTCAAGGTAGCCCAATCTATCACGAGTCAAGAGTTTGGAATGGGCAAGTAACCAAAAGATAAAGCGGTGTTTTGGAAGAATGCAAGCCTTAGCCAAGAGAGGTTTCCACGGCCACCTCCCTTTAGCATGTACAAAGTAATCATATGCTCTCCCAATTCCCCCATTATTACCGAACCAACTATGAAGCCGAGCAGTAGCAGCTTCCACAGTACCCTCAGCACTAATGATTTCATCACGGATGAGAAGTATATTCTTGACCAAGGGTGAGTCATCTTTTTTCAAACTCCAATTCCATACCCCACCAAAGCAACTGTAAATGTGGTTAACCCATTTAATCCACAAGCTATCTTTCTTAGAATGTATATTCCATAAAATTTTTGCTAATAGGGCACGATTCCAAgcttttaaatctttcaaaccaAGCCCTCCATCCGCAAGTGGTTTGCATAAGAACGACCAAGCAATCGGTGGGTGTTTTGTAGGCCAAACGAATTTGCGGCATATTGACTGAATCGAGCTAATAACACAATTCGGAATGGGTAAAATAGACAGCCAGAAACAATCAATACCTTGAATGACCGATCTAATCAACTCAATTTTCCCTGCATAAGATAGGGAGTTACGAGGCCAAGCACTAACCTTTCGTGTCACACTGTCCAAGAGATCTCCGTAGTCTGCCGCACAAAGCCTCTTTGCTGCAATTGGTATACCCAAATATCTAAATGGTAGTGTCCCAACCGTGAACCCTGTGGAGTACAATATATCCTGCTTGATATTATCATCAACGCTAGCCAAGAAGACATTAGATTTCAAAGCATTGACACGAAGACCCGCTGTATTACCAAAGTTGTGAAGGCATTGCATAATCATTGAGACACTAATTCGATCACCATAAGAGAGAAGCAACAAATCATCAGCATATGCCAAATGCGTAATTCTAAGATTCAAACATCTAGGGtgaaatctgaaattttgagatcTAGACATTCGCTTCAACATACGAGACAACACCTCAATACATAAAGTAAACAATAAGGGTGAGAGAGGGTCACCTTGCCTGAGACCACACATCCCTTAAAAAAGACCGTGATAATGTCTATTAATGGCAATAGAATAAGATGTTGTTGTGACACACTCCATAATCCAGTCTACAAACAAGCAAGGGAATTTCAGTGCCAAAAGAACCTCATGCAAAAACTCCCAGTCAACTGTATCATAAGCTTTCTCCAGGTCCACTTTGAAAATGCATCTCGGCGATCCACGCTTACGAGCATATTTGCGCATTAACTCTTGAGCTAAGTGAATATTATCAACAATAGATCTTCCTTGAATGAAAGCCGCTTGTGCATCATCTACAATAGCATCCATACACACGCACAGCCTGTTGACAAGAATTTTAGATATAAGCTTGTAAAAGACCGTGCAACAAGAGATCGGTCGATAGTCATTGACATAGTTTGGATCAACTTTCTTCGGCACTAGAGCAATGATTGCATGATTCCATTGTTTTAGTAATTTCCGGGAGGAGAAGAATTCTAGAACCGCTGAACAAACATCCTCTTTGATAATATTCCATGAACTCTTGAAGAACTTAGCCCCAAACCCATCCGAGCCCGGTGCTTTATCATCATCAATATCATACAAGGCCGCTTCGATTTCTTCTACTGTTACTTTTTTGGTGAGACCATCCCAATCTTGTTCCATAACAAACTGACCCTCATTGAGAATATCATGATCGAAATATGATCTGTCTATTTTGGTACCCAATAGACCCTTGTAATGTATAACAAAACAATCTGCGATATCCTCTTGTACAGTACATGAGCTGCCATCACTTCGCATAACTGTCAAGATAGCATTCCGTTTTTTATTTCTCTTGATCACATCATGGGAGAACTTAGTGCATCGGTCACCTTGCTTCAAATAATTTATCTTTGCTTTTTACGCTATGAACATTCTCTCCGCCTCTAGCAAGATTTCGGTGCGTCTTTTGACTTCGGCATATTCATCTGTTCTGATCCCATCTTTCAGTAATCGAAGTTGCAGATTTTCCAGTTTGTTTTTCATGGCCGTAGCTCTAGCTGAAATACTACTAAAAGAATATTTGTTCATCGATTGCAGAGGCTTCTTGAGAGCTACAAATTTCTGTTTGAGGACATATTGCGCGGTTCCATACCCAAAAAATGTCCATCTGTCCCTGATCAATTTCTGAAAATCATTATGTAATGTCCACATGttgaagaacttaaatggctTGGACTGTTGTTTTCTCTGTTCACACACCGAAACAAGAGCAAGTGCATGATCTGATATACAACTCGGAGCAACAAACTCAACTAACCCATGAAAATTCGAAGAATGCCATGCTTGATTCACTAGAACACGATCCAACTTACTACAAACAGATGGGCTGGACCATGTAAAATAGCAGCCCGTATGTTGAAGGTCAAGCAAGTCTAAAGATGCTACACAATCCACAAAATCTTTAGTTTCATAATTCTTAACTTGCAAACCTCCTTTCTTTTCATGTTGGgataaaacattattaaaatcGCCCATCACAATCCATGGTAGATTACACAATGTTCCAAATGATTTAAGATCATCCCAAAGGTCTCTCCTTTGCACAATCGTATTAAAGCCATACACAAAAGATGTACAGAAATTTCTCTTAGTCACCAAGCATTCAACTTTAGCATGGATGGATTGCTCAGTAATTCGCAAAATATCAACTTTTATCTTCAAAGGATTCCACAAAACAAAGATTCTACCCTTGCTATTAAGATCAAAGTAATGAACAAATTGCGTACCTGTACATTGAATGCGAACGAAATTCAGTAA from the Primulina eburnea isolate SZY01 chromosome 3, ASM2296580v1, whole genome shotgun sequence genome contains:
- the LOC140827478 gene encoding uncharacterized protein encodes the protein MVFGYHLFLKEMPRCFRFREDDMNSFPAWVQIHGLPPDCWNYKILSKLASKIGNPIHMDMLTHDRKRVKYARVLVEIDTSKPKIAELNVRLPIGIIAIKLEYEHDIPICDNCHRAGHATSNCSRIVHSKVQNETVIEENSGKNNKRIRSASTAGRKTTSRGRSHMGRIKVDGSSRSAEPKAHQSPLKDASTAADKGKSPMLETIDTAHGKYSEPPVIDEGYKVVTNKKKNKKTNKKESQTSAAQKAAMQQRAAFFNDMEDTGTQFVHYFDLNSKGRIFVLWNPLKIKVDILRITEQSIHAKVECLVTKRNFCTSFVYGFNTIVQRRDLWDDLKSFGTLCNLPWIVMGDFNNVLSQHEKKGGLQVKNYETKDFVDCVASLDLLDLQHTGCYFTWSSPSVCSKLDRVLVNQAWHSSNFHGLVEFVAPSCISDHALALVSVCEQRKQQSKPFKFFNMWTLHNDFQKLIRDRWTFFGYGTAQYVLKQKFVALKKPLQSMNKYSFSSISARATAMKNKLENLQLRLLKDGIRTDEYAEVKRRTEILLEAERMFIA
- the LOC140827477 gene encoding uncharacterized protein, translated to MSRSQNFRFHPRCLNLRITHLAYADDLLLLSYGDRISVSMIMQCLHNFGNTAGLRVNALKSNVFLASVDDNIKQDILYSTGFTVGTLPFRYLGIPIAAKRLCAADYGDLLDSVTRKVSAWPRNSLSYAGKIELIRSVIQGIDCFWLSILPIPNCVISSIQSICRKFVWPTKHPPIAWSFLCKPLADGGLGLKDLKAWNRALLAKILWNIHSKKDSLWIKWVNHIYSCFGGVWNWSLKKDDSPLVKNILLIRDEIISAEGTVEAATARLHSWFGNNGGIGRAYDYFVHAKGRWPWKPLLAKACILPKHRFIFWLLAHSKLLTRDRLGYLEDRKCVLCHTEDETAPHLFFQCKISKLIWDSVRAWLHMDRAMTSPTSILRAFRGIYSGNSMLSKMRITALSATIYHVWNLRNRVMFENEKMDIDAIGLKINIHTYRCVPGATTFWV